A single Deinococcus aquaedulcis DNA region contains:
- the kynA gene encoding tryptophan 2,3-dioxygenase, with amino-acid sequence MSRPEHHPDAPEQAYTDFTRSLSYGDYLQLDTLKSAHRPVTEAHDEHLFIAVHHVSEVWLELIIRELRAAMAQLEAGITDAPLKGLTRVVRAQEQLTNAWEVLKTMTPADYLQFRHAFGQASGFQSAAYRMVEFLLGNRFEALLRPHEHRPDLHGPLQAAMQAPSVYDLTLRLVAARGLPIPQEVLERDLSQPPVLNEAVLDAWLKVYRDPERYWDLYELAEKLLDVEDNFRRWRFNHMTTVERTIGFKRGSGGTSGAAYLRRALETVLFPELWEIRTRL; translated from the coding sequence ATGAGCCGCCCCGAGCATCATCCCGACGCCCCCGAGCAGGCCTACACCGACTTTACCCGTAGCCTCAGCTACGGCGATTACCTGCAACTGGACACCCTGAAAAGTGCCCACCGCCCCGTGACCGAAGCCCACGACGAACATCTGTTCATCGCCGTGCACCATGTCAGCGAGGTGTGGCTGGAACTGATCATCCGCGAACTGCGCGCGGCGATGGCCCAGCTGGAGGCCGGGATTACCGACGCGCCCCTCAAGGGCCTGACCCGCGTGGTCCGCGCCCAGGAGCAGCTGACCAACGCCTGGGAAGTGCTGAAAACCATGACCCCGGCGGATTACCTGCAGTTTCGCCACGCCTTCGGGCAGGCCTCTGGCTTTCAGAGTGCCGCCTACCGCATGGTGGAATTCCTGCTGGGCAACCGCTTTGAAGCCCTGCTGCGCCCCCATGAGCACCGCCCCGACCTGCACGGGCCGCTGCAAGCTGCCATGCAGGCCCCCAGCGTCTACGACCTGACTTTGCGGCTGGTGGCCGCACGCGGCCTCCCGATTCCGCAGGAAGTCCTGGAGCGTGACCTGAGCCAGCCCCCGGTGCTCAATGAAGCTGTGCTTGATGCGTGGCTGAAGGTCTACCGCGACCCGGAGCGCTACTGGGACCTGTACGAGTTGGCCGAAAAGCTGCTGGACGTGGAAGACAACTTCCGCCGCTGGCGCTTTAACCACATGACCACGGTGGAGCGCACCATCGGCTTCAAGCGTGGCTCTGGGGGGACC